In Nonomuraea sp. NBC_00507, the following are encoded in one genomic region:
- a CDS encoding glycosyltransferase, with protein MSDCYLPRLGGIEVQVADLVRMQQAAGHEVAVATATKGEALPGVRRIVARMPFDLPVHPFGVGHLTRWITSSRPDVVHVHTGAVSPFAWMGVRAAARAGTPCVVTVHSMWDPGTRLIYRLLRLAFGWQRWGLVATTVSNAAAAPIRAVAGPGVPVRVVSNGLDLSGWAPPPGARERADRRAEVHVVAVGRLAPRKQPVRLLRILQAARARVPARIPMRVTIVGDGPARGQMERFLARHGMGDWVSLPGRYTREQIAKVLESADVFVAPAPRESFGIAALEARAAGVPVVARTQSGVADFVKDGVEGLLGRTLGDLSRAVARLCADAGLRESIAAHNRSTPPAAGSWPTVLEGFDQAYQQARAAR; from the coding sequence GTGAGTGACTGTTACCTGCCGCGACTCGGGGGGATCGAGGTCCAGGTGGCCGATCTCGTACGCATGCAGCAGGCGGCCGGCCACGAGGTGGCGGTGGCCACGGCGACCAAGGGCGAGGCGCTGCCCGGCGTGCGCAGGATCGTGGCCAGGATGCCGTTCGACCTGCCCGTGCACCCGTTCGGCGTGGGGCATCTCACACGGTGGATCACCTCCTCGCGTCCCGACGTCGTGCACGTGCACACGGGGGCGGTCTCGCCGTTCGCCTGGATGGGCGTGCGGGCCGCGGCGCGGGCGGGGACGCCGTGCGTGGTGACCGTGCACAGCATGTGGGATCCGGGCACGCGCCTGATCTACCGGCTGCTGCGGCTGGCGTTCGGCTGGCAGCGCTGGGGCCTGGTGGCCACCACGGTCAGCAACGCCGCCGCGGCGCCCATCCGCGCGGTGGCCGGGCCCGGCGTGCCGGTGCGCGTGGTCTCCAACGGTCTCGACCTGTCCGGCTGGGCACCGCCCCCCGGCGCGCGGGAGCGCGCGGACCGGCGCGCGGAGGTGCACGTCGTGGCGGTGGGCCGGCTGGCGCCGCGCAAGCAACCCGTACGCCTCCTCAGGATCCTGCAGGCCGCGCGCGCCCGGGTGCCCGCCCGGATCCCCATGCGGGTCACGATCGTCGGCGACGGGCCCGCTCGCGGGCAGATGGAGCGTTTCCTGGCCAGGCACGGCATGGGCGACTGGGTGTCCCTGCCGGGCCGCTACACCAGGGAGCAGATCGCCAAGGTCCTGGAGTCGGCCGACGTCTTCGTGGCGCCTGCCCCGCGCGAGTCGTTCGGCATCGCGGCGCTGGAGGCCCGCGCGGCGGGGGTGCCGGTGGTGGCCAGGACGCAGAGCGGGGTCGCCGACTTCGTCAAGGACGGCGTCGAGGGTCTGCTCGGGCGCACCCTCGGCGACCTGTCCCGTGCGGTGGCCCGGTTGTGCGCCGATGCCGGGCTGCGCGAGTCCATCGCCGCGCACAACCGGTCCACTCCACCCGCCGCCGGCTCGTGGCCGACGGTGCTGGAGGGCTTCGACCAGGCCTATCAGCAGGCGCGCGCCGCGCGTTAG
- a CDS encoding DUF1707 SHOCT-like domain-containing protein: MSELQMRVSDDDRERTTRRLQQAFTEGRLTQLELEDRLEVALTARTYGDLLGLITDLPDEQSQVDDVIDLESKNGNLKRSGDWAVPRRLRVSSKYGSVELDFSEAVIAHPVVDVELDLTYGSAKIILPEGGVASVDAFRSDYGYPKSTVPSRPRPGSLYVVVTGRSKYGGLVVRYPRKRWFAH, translated from the coding sequence ATGTCGGAATTGCAGATGCGGGTCTCCGACGACGACCGTGAGCGCACGACACGCCGCTTGCAACAGGCGTTCACCGAGGGCCGTCTTACCCAGCTGGAGCTCGAGGACCGGCTCGAGGTTGCCCTGACCGCGCGGACGTACGGCGACCTACTGGGCCTGATCACCGATCTTCCGGACGAGCAGTCGCAGGTCGACGACGTGATCGACCTGGAGTCCAAGAACGGCAACCTCAAACGCTCGGGTGACTGGGCGGTCCCGCGGCGGCTTCGGGTGTCGTCCAAGTACGGCAGCGTCGAACTCGACTTCTCCGAGGCGGTCATCGCCCATCCAGTCGTGGACGTCGAGCTGGACCTCACCTACGGATCCGCGAAGATCATCCTGCCCGAGGGCGGGGTGGCGAGCGTGGACGCCTTCCGCAGCGACTACGGCTACCCGAAGAGCACCGTGCCGAGCCGCCCGCGCCCCGGCTCCCTCTACGTGGTGGTCACCGGCAGGTCGAAGTACGGCGGGCTCGTCGTGCGTTATCCGCGGAAGCGCTGGTTCGCCCACTGA
- a CDS encoding lysylphosphatidylglycerol synthase domain-containing protein translates to MKNKWLQIALSVLSLGLAVLLVVYLPQIVRALTGKPVSWAEIGAVFGTLGAGEIALMAALWLLSLLAYTFVLTNSLPGLNNLQGLTLNAAGSAVSNLLPFGGAVGVALSFAMTRGWGFPNRSIVVMTLVSGIWNTLFRFILPAIGIIALLIAGEAPNATVANAGWTGAISILALCMIVAAALYWQRAADMLGRALDGLTRVLRLRIDASQAFHRLRADTAGVVRTRWPGLSLGMVFFLGFQWSIMVACMHATGAWPGLAQSIAVFALSRVLTSAVITPSGAGIMESGVVILLTTAFAVPAAPATATALLFGFWTYTIEIPFGGLALGAWALLRRRNGRNAGTGSPSAISKSKAPQ, encoded by the coding sequence ATGAAGAACAAGTGGCTGCAGATCGCCCTGTCCGTGCTGTCGCTCGGGCTGGCCGTGCTGCTCGTGGTCTATTTGCCGCAGATCGTGCGCGCCCTCACCGGCAAGCCGGTCTCCTGGGCGGAGATCGGCGCGGTCTTCGGCACGCTCGGCGCGGGCGAGATCGCGCTGATGGCCGCGTTGTGGCTGCTCAGCCTGCTGGCCTACACGTTCGTGCTGACCAATTCGCTGCCCGGGCTCAACAACCTGCAAGGTCTGACACTCAACGCGGCCGGCAGCGCGGTGAGCAACCTGCTGCCGTTCGGCGGGGCGGTGGGGGTCGCTCTGTCGTTCGCGATGACCAGGGGATGGGGTTTCCCCAACCGCTCGATCGTGGTCATGACGCTGGTCAGCGGCATCTGGAACACGTTGTTCAGATTCATCCTGCCGGCCATCGGGATCATCGCGCTGCTGATCGCGGGCGAGGCGCCCAACGCGACGGTCGCCAACGCGGGCTGGACGGGCGCGATCTCCATCCTGGCGTTGTGCATGATCGTGGCCGCCGCACTCTATTGGCAGCGCGCCGCGGACATGCTGGGCCGGGCGCTCGACGGCCTCACCCGGGTGCTGCGGCTGAGGATCGACGCCTCCCAGGCGTTCCACCGGCTGCGTGCCGACACCGCCGGGGTGGTCAGGACCCGGTGGCCCGGCCTGTCGCTGGGCATGGTGTTCTTCCTCGGCTTCCAGTGGTCGATCATGGTGGCCTGCATGCACGCCACCGGCGCCTGGCCGGGACTGGCCCAGTCGATCGCGGTCTTCGCCCTGTCACGGGTGCTCACCAGCGCCGTGATCACGCCCAGCGGGGCCGGGATCATGGAGAGCGGCGTGGTGATTTTGCTCACCACCGCGTTCGCCGTTCCCGCGGCTCCGGCCACCGCGACCGCATTGCTTTTCGGCTTCTGGACATACACTATCGAGATCCCGTTCGGCGGCCTGGCACTGGGCGCATGGGCACTGCTGCGCAGGCGCAACGGCCGGAACGCCGGCACGGGGTCCCCGTCCGCGATCTCGAAGTCGAAGGCCCCCCAGTGA
- a CDS encoding DUF2079 domain-containing protein, which translates to MTGDTLVARAGAAAATASRTIRLSGHRLRVGAIALLAAVAYAVLGLVKLASFKASTFDLVIMDQTVRNYAAFRPPHVPVLGMFHGRGMDYLQLADHFSPVYALLAPFYWIHDGPETLIVAQAVLFAAAIPFLWRYTRRVLGVAPAYLVSAAYALSWPVSQAVAFDVHEVMFVPLLTAIMIERYHAGRMLPAFLAMVGLLLVKEDMGLMVAGFGLCLIVMGERWRGALCAVFGIGAMLLVRGLVTSVFGGNARDFWAYGHLGSDLPGAALGIMRDPLAALLLPFSDEAKVDTLFLLAWPTLMLCLLSPLSLAALPHVLERLLSDRVQWWQADFQYSAFTVVILFCAGVDGLARLLRWYERSGDTALKLVWSAGVCVVALTLVPKFAFDQLYHPAFYKGDPKAAAAAEAVSKVPSGVTVEAVNAVGPALTSRATVLLWSPTPRGAPWVVADTSRWEFPFGSLNDQLAKVNELQGQGYVKVFERDGYVVLRR; encoded by the coding sequence GTGACGGGTGACACGCTCGTGGCGCGCGCGGGGGCCGCCGCCGCCACGGCCTCAAGGACCATCCGGCTTTCCGGCCACCGCCTGCGAGTGGGCGCGATCGCGCTCCTCGCCGCGGTGGCCTATGCCGTGCTGGGGCTGGTCAAGCTGGCGTCCTTCAAGGCCAGCACGTTCGACCTGGTGATCATGGACCAGACGGTGCGCAACTACGCCGCCTTCCGGCCTCCGCACGTCCCGGTGCTCGGCATGTTCCACGGGCGCGGCATGGACTATCTCCAGCTCGCCGACCACTTCTCCCCCGTCTACGCGCTGCTCGCGCCGTTCTACTGGATCCACGACGGGCCGGAGACCCTGATCGTGGCGCAGGCGGTGCTGTTCGCGGCCGCGATCCCGTTCCTGTGGCGCTACACCAGGCGCGTGCTGGGTGTGGCGCCCGCTTATCTCGTCTCCGCGGCGTACGCGCTGTCATGGCCGGTGTCGCAGGCGGTCGCGTTCGACGTGCACGAGGTCATGTTCGTGCCCCTGCTCACCGCGATCATGATCGAGCGCTACCACGCCGGGCGCATGCTGCCGGCGTTCCTGGCGATGGTGGGGCTTCTCCTCGTCAAAGAGGACATGGGGCTCATGGTGGCCGGCTTCGGGCTGTGCCTGATCGTCATGGGCGAACGATGGCGGGGCGCGCTGTGCGCGGTGTTCGGCATCGGGGCCATGCTGCTCGTGCGCGGCCTGGTGACCTCGGTCTTCGGCGGCAACGCCCGGGACTTCTGGGCCTACGGGCACCTCGGGAGCGATCTTCCCGGTGCGGCCCTGGGGATCATGCGTGATCCGCTCGCCGCGCTGCTGCTGCCCTTCAGCGATGAGGCCAAGGTCGACACGCTGTTCTTGCTCGCGTGGCCGACGCTGATGTTGTGCCTGCTCTCGCCGCTGTCGCTGGCGGCGCTGCCGCACGTGCTCGAACGGTTGTTGTCCGACCGCGTCCAGTGGTGGCAGGCCGACTTCCAATACAGCGCGTTCACCGTGGTGATCCTGTTCTGCGCGGGCGTGGACGGGCTGGCCAGGCTGCTGCGGTGGTACGAACGCTCCGGCGACACCGCGCTGAAGCTGGTCTGGTCCGCGGGAGTCTGCGTGGTCGCGCTCACGCTGGTCCCCAAGTTCGCCTTCGACCAGCTCTACCATCCGGCCTTCTACAAGGGCGACCCCAAGGCGGCCGCCGCCGCCGAGGCGGTGAGCAAGGTGCCCTCGGGCGTCACCGTCGAGGCCGTCAACGCGGTCGGACCGGCGCTGACCTCGCGCGCCACCGTCCTGCTGTGGTCACCCACCCCGCGCGGCGCGCCCTGGGTGGTGGCCGACACGTCCCGCTGGGAGTTCCCCTTCGGCTCGCTCAACGATCAGCTCGCCAAGGTCAACGAGCTGCAGGGGCAGGGGTACGTGAAGGTCTTCGAGCGCGACGGGTACGTGGTCCTGCGCCGCTGA
- a CDS encoding BTAD domain-containing putative transcriptional regulator, with amino-acid sequence MVAFRVLGPVEAYEHDDELDLGGLRQRAVLARLLVARGQVVPVDTLLYDLWDDDAAKGAQSGLQVYISRLRRVLEPGRPRGGPNRLLVTVASGYALRVASDQVDALRFEQLVRAAGEHLEEGDPQSARGRLEKALGLWRGTPYSDFADQQWAEAEVNRLTELRLVARERHADTGLRLGMHAETVPDLEALTTEHPLREEGWRLLALGLYRCGRQGDALAALRRARNILADELGIDPGPALRKLESDILAQSPELELAVPARPSRPAPATTDTWPPRPTSPVEPPPLEPEPFVGRDAELTRLTTAASRTGRFQVAIVTGVAGAGKTTLLRQLEGKLAGDGWITSSGACPDSSATPPGWAWVEILRTLVGMTGAGEYQQLLAPLLDDAVPDPDEDEVSGGFRLHRAVGGYLAGVARRAPVLVTLEDLHWADDQTLALLRALPSLLATSRVLLVVTCRESELDDRQSDVLAALARLGPLRVGLSGLDPKAVAELVRATCVREIDEDAVESIVERTGGNPFFVRETVRLLDAEGAADRASATEVLSKVPSGVRDVLRRRISQLPSGAQQILLQAAVIGRDVDLDVLIAVAGDEDAVIEAVEAALLAGLVTEPGPGLLRFDHDLVRDTIYSDASRLRRTRLHAAVAGVIEQRTASDVAALAHHYYLADAAEKAVHYAGLAAEQAERRFAHREAATLWEQAIAAFDRSRNDESGEQTPERAKERLRLMLRQIRALALCGDMHAARLLRRQAMDAALPLGDLEITAKVAASLAVPHKGMARDFTRTAWEIVDVTERALIELPAGEQRLRASLLTTLALELEGSSSPERGRQASLEALELARQSGDPALIAAALSGRLRQSYDIPAVDTRESIGRELLEVAQRSGQMATQALAHLVLLECAAARGEFTAADEHAAAADRLARQYDLPAPAAVVVWYGGMRLMIAGDYAGAERAYREAARMTARAGMLEGRQDLPLITMFCLHLVDGRAAEIVDLLAEKHHSGAKWTLDAYALALASAGHVNDAKAVAATRPPVRPDFLYELAMTWRALAGMLLDDRERMVDCYDKLKPFADRVAGAGTGVVALWPVALTLGDLAIRLGQPDAAHDHYLKALEVAERVGVPRWVEAAQRSVSSSPGNGRS; translated from the coding sequence ATGGTGGCGTTCCGAGTTCTGGGGCCAGTCGAGGCGTACGAACACGACGACGAACTCGACCTCGGCGGGTTGCGGCAGCGGGCCGTCCTCGCCCGACTCCTCGTGGCCAGGGGTCAGGTCGTGCCGGTTGACACGCTTCTTTACGATCTGTGGGACGACGACGCGGCCAAGGGCGCGCAGTCGGGCCTGCAGGTCTACATCTCGCGCTTGCGCCGGGTGCTGGAGCCCGGTCGCCCGCGCGGCGGGCCCAACCGGTTACTGGTGACGGTCGCGTCCGGCTATGCCTTGCGCGTGGCCTCCGACCAGGTTGACGCGCTCAGGTTCGAGCAGCTCGTCCGCGCGGCGGGCGAGCACCTGGAGGAGGGCGATCCGCAGTCGGCCCGCGGCCGCCTGGAGAAGGCGCTGGGCCTGTGGCGCGGGACCCCCTACTCCGACTTCGCCGACCAGCAGTGGGCCGAGGCGGAGGTCAACCGGCTGACCGAGCTGCGCCTGGTGGCGCGCGAGCGGCACGCCGACACCGGGCTGCGGCTGGGCATGCACGCCGAGACCGTGCCCGACCTGGAGGCGCTCACCACGGAGCATCCGCTGCGCGAGGAGGGCTGGCGGCTGCTGGCGCTCGGGCTCTACCGCTGCGGCCGGCAGGGCGACGCCCTCGCCGCCCTGCGCAGGGCCAGGAACATCCTGGCCGACGAGCTCGGCATCGACCCGGGCCCCGCGCTGCGCAAGCTGGAGTCCGACATCCTGGCTCAGTCGCCGGAGCTGGAGCTGGCCGTGCCCGCGCGGCCCTCGCGGCCGGCGCCGGCGACCACCGACACCTGGCCGCCCCGTCCCACCTCGCCCGTGGAGCCGCCGCCGCTGGAGCCCGAGCCGTTCGTGGGCCGCGACGCCGAGCTGACCAGGCTGACCACGGCGGCCTCGCGGACGGGCAGGTTCCAGGTCGCGATCGTGACCGGGGTCGCGGGCGCGGGCAAGACCACGCTGCTGCGCCAGCTGGAGGGCAAGCTGGCCGGTGACGGCTGGATCACCTCCTCCGGCGCCTGCCCCGACTCCAGCGCCACCCCGCCGGGGTGGGCGTGGGTGGAGATCCTGCGCACGCTCGTCGGCATGACCGGCGCGGGCGAATACCAGCAGCTGCTGGCGCCGCTGCTGGACGACGCCGTGCCCGATCCCGACGAGGACGAGGTGTCCGGCGGGTTCCGGCTGCATCGCGCGGTCGGCGGCTATCTGGCCGGGGTCGCCCGGCGGGCGCCGGTGCTGGTGACGCTCGAGGACCTGCACTGGGCCGACGACCAGACACTGGCGTTGCTGCGGGCGCTGCCGAGCCTGCTGGCCACCAGCCGCGTGCTGCTCGTGGTGACGTGCCGGGAGAGCGAGCTGGACGACCGCCAGTCCGACGTGCTGGCCGCGCTGGCCCGGCTCGGGCCGCTCCGGGTGGGTCTGTCGGGACTCGACCCGAAGGCCGTGGCCGAGCTGGTCAGGGCGACGTGCGTACGCGAGATCGACGAGGACGCGGTCGAGTCCATCGTCGAGCGCACCGGCGGCAACCCGTTCTTCGTCCGCGAGACCGTGCGCCTGCTGGACGCCGAGGGCGCGGCCGACCGGGCCAGCGCCACAGAGGTGCTCTCCAAGGTGCCGTCCGGCGTACGTGACGTGCTGCGGCGGCGCATCTCGCAGCTGCCGTCCGGAGCCCAGCAGATCCTGCTGCAGGCCGCCGTGATCGGCCGGGACGTCGATCTCGACGTGCTGATCGCCGTGGCCGGCGACGAGGACGCGGTGATCGAGGCGGTCGAGGCGGCCCTGCTGGCCGGGCTGGTCACCGAGCCGGGGCCTGGGCTGCTCAGGTTCGACCACGACCTGGTGCGCGACACCATCTACTCCGACGCCTCCAGGCTGCGCCGCACCCGGCTGCACGCGGCCGTGGCCGGCGTGATCGAGCAGCGCACGGCGTCCGACGTGGCCGCGCTGGCGCACCACTACTACCTGGCCGACGCGGCGGAGAAGGCGGTCCACTACGCGGGCCTGGCCGCCGAGCAGGCCGAGCGGCGCTTCGCGCACCGTGAGGCGGCCACGCTGTGGGAGCAGGCCATCGCCGCGTTCGACCGGTCCCGCAACGACGAATCGGGCGAGCAGACGCCGGAACGCGCAAAGGAGCGCCTGCGGCTCATGCTGCGCCAGATCAGGGCGCTGGCGTTGTGCGGCGACATGCACGCAGCACGGTTGCTGCGCCGCCAGGCCATGGACGCCGCGCTGCCGCTGGGCGACCTGGAGATCACCGCGAAGGTGGCGGCGTCGCTGGCCGTGCCGCACAAGGGCATGGCGCGCGACTTCACCCGCACCGCGTGGGAGATCGTGGACGTCACCGAGCGGGCGCTCATCGAACTGCCCGCGGGCGAGCAGCGACTGCGGGCGAGCCTGCTGACCACGCTCGCGCTGGAGCTGGAGGGCTCCTCCTCGCCGGAGCGCGGGCGGCAGGCGTCGCTGGAGGCGCTGGAGCTGGCCCGGCAGAGCGGCGACCCCGCGCTGATCGCGGCCGCGCTGAGCGGGCGGCTACGGCAGTCTTACGACATCCCGGCCGTGGACACGCGGGAGAGCATCGGCAGGGAGCTGCTGGAGGTCGCGCAGCGTTCGGGACAAATGGCCACACAGGCGCTGGCGCACCTGGTGTTACTGGAGTGCGCGGCGGCCAGGGGCGAGTTCACCGCGGCCGACGAGCACGCGGCCGCCGCCGACCGGCTGGCCAGACAGTACGACCTGCCGGCCCCGGCCGCGGTCGTGGTCTGGTACGGCGGCATGCGGCTCATGATCGCCGGCGACTACGCGGGCGCCGAGCGGGCCTACCGGGAGGCGGCCAGGATGACCGCGCGGGCGGGCATGCTCGAAGGCCGCCAGGACCTGCCGCTGATCACGATGTTCTGCCTGCACCTGGTGGACGGTCGGGCCGCGGAGATCGTCGACCTGCTGGCCGAGAAACATCACAGCGGCGCCAAGTGGACGCTCGACGCCTACGCGCTGGCCCTGGCCTCGGCCGGGCACGTCAACGACGCCAAGGCCGTGGCCGCCACGCGTCCGCCGGTGCGCCCCGACTTCCTCTACGAGCTGGCGATGACCTGGCGGGCGCTGGCCGGCATGCTGCTGGACGACCGGGAGCGGATGGTCGACTGCTACGACAAGCTCAAGCCGTTCGCCGACCGGGTGGCGGGTGCGGGCACGGGCGTGGTGGCGCTGTGGCCGGTGGCGCTGACACTCGGCGACCTGGCCATCCGCCTGGGGCAGCCGGACGCGGCACACGACCACTACCTGAAGGCCCTGGAAGTGGCCGAGCGGGTGGGCGTGCCGCGCTGGGTGGAGGCGGCGCAGCGGTCGGTCAGCAGCTCGCCTGGAAACGGTCGCTCGTGA
- a CDS encoding PIG-L deacetylase family protein yields the protein MPPRTAVFFHAHPDDEALLTAGTMAMLAAEGHRVVLVVATAGERGLAEIEPGETLGETRMKELYESAAVLGCARVECLGYGDSGLSPKGGRADERPDNAFIDADSEEAAKALAAILQEERADLLAIYDPAGGYGHPDHVQVHRVGKRAAQIAGTEIVLEATVNRDPLVRLLKLARRFYTFPPEFDVRTFESAYSPAETITHWVNVRKYTKQKRASMAAHTSQASGGDSDRTLAVLLKVPRPLYRFVFGTEWYVRRGLPEGTRLRHPFEKWPK from the coding sequence GTGCCTCCACGTACCGCTGTGTTCTTCCATGCCCACCCCGACGACGAGGCCCTGCTGACGGCGGGCACCATGGCGATGCTCGCGGCCGAGGGGCACCGCGTGGTGCTCGTGGTGGCCACCGCGGGCGAGCGCGGCCTGGCCGAGATCGAGCCGGGTGAGACGCTGGGCGAGACCAGGATGAAGGAGCTCTACGAGTCGGCCGCGGTGCTGGGCTGCGCCCGCGTCGAGTGCCTCGGCTACGGCGACTCGGGGCTGAGCCCCAAGGGCGGACGAGCGGACGAGCGGCCGGACAACGCCTTCATCGACGCCGACAGCGAGGAGGCGGCCAAGGCGCTGGCCGCGATCCTGCAGGAGGAACGGGCCGACCTGCTGGCGATCTACGATCCGGCCGGCGGTTACGGGCATCCCGACCACGTGCAGGTGCACCGGGTGGGCAAGCGGGCCGCGCAGATCGCCGGCACGGAGATCGTCCTGGAGGCGACGGTCAACCGGGACCCGCTGGTGCGGCTGCTGAAGCTGGCCAGGCGGTTCTACACCTTCCCTCCGGAGTTCGACGTGCGGACGTTCGAGAGCGCGTACTCGCCCGCCGAGACCATCACCCACTGGGTGAATGTCCGGAAATATACGAAGCAGAAGCGGGCCTCCATGGCCGCGCACACCTCCCAGGCCAGCGGCGGCGACAGCGACCGCACACTCGCCGTCCTGCTGAAGGTCCCGCGCCCCCTCTACCGCTTCGTCTTCGGCACCGAGTGGTACGTTCGCCGCGGGCTTCCCGAGGGGACCCGGCTGCGTCATCCTTTCGAGAAGTGGCCTAAGTAG